A genome region from Musa acuminata AAA Group cultivar baxijiao chromosome BXJ3-5, Cavendish_Baxijiao_AAA, whole genome shotgun sequence includes the following:
- the LOC135638511 gene encoding RING-H2 finger protein ATL74-like has product MSSPVQNRTATTLSPPPLPPPPPPPNNWGPYSGAKDFDANMASILVVLVCAAALSFALHAAFRLLRRRCLPRSAAQADKPGTATAAPQQLLPGPVVFSVRATAVAGAPECAICLAELVEGDRVHVLPACNHGFHAQCVETWFVGRSSCPTCRTECRPPPPPEP; this is encoded by the coding sequence ATGTCTTCTCCGGTGCAGAATCGCACCGCCAccactctttctcctcctcctctccccccaCCACCTCCGCCGCCTAACAATTGGGGGCCGTACTCTGGCGCCAAGGACTTCGACGCCAACATGGCTAGCATCCTCGTCGTGCTCGTGTGCGCCGCGGCGCTCTCCTTTGCCCTCCACGCCGCCTTCCGCCTCCTGCGCCGCCGCTGCCTCCCCCGGTCTGCGGCCCAAGCGGACAAGCCCGGGACGGCAACGGCCGCACCGCAGCAGCTCCTCCCGGGGCCCGTGGTGTTCTCCGTGAGGGCGACTGCGGTGGCGGGCGCGCCGGAGTGCGCCATCTGCCTTGCGGAGCTGGTGGAGGGCGACCGCGTCCACGTTCTGCCGGCCTGCAACCACGGGTTCCACGCGCAGTGCGTCGAGACGTGGTTCGTCGGCCGCTCCTCCTGCCCCACCTGCCGGACCgagtgccgtccgccgccgccgccggaacCGTGA